The following are from one region of the Natronosporangium hydrolyticum genome:
- a CDS encoding coenzyme F420-0:L-glutamate ligase has translation MSLQIFPVTGIGEVTPGADLAELIVTAAPWLADGDVLVVTSKIISKAEGRLVPLPAPGPARETARIDVIAGETARTVAARGSTRIVATHHGFVMASAGVDASNVDSDHVVLLPKDPDGAARMLRATLAARHHRRVAVVVSDTMGRPWRNGLTDVALGAAGIPPLRDHRGETDRYGNPLTLTQQAQVDQLAAAADLVKGKIDGVPVAVVRGLPLAPPDGPARDGVTLTADPPGVVETLVRNPADDLFSLGTAEARAAGLRAAATLPDTPPLALHALPAAALAEVRRAVALVTGSAAASADWVVTDGPPCVVRGTSAGAPLRLGSDVHRLRAALAAAGLATAVEYHEPATALVTVGADE, from the coding sequence GTGAGTCTGCAGATCTTTCCGGTCACCGGTATCGGCGAGGTGACGCCCGGCGCCGACCTGGCGGAGCTGATCGTCACGGCCGCGCCGTGGCTGGCCGACGGGGATGTGCTAGTGGTCACCAGCAAGATCATCTCGAAGGCGGAGGGTCGGCTGGTGCCGCTGCCCGCGCCGGGCCCGGCACGGGAGACCGCCCGGATCGACGTGATCGCCGGGGAGACCGCTCGCACCGTCGCCGCCCGGGGATCGACCCGGATCGTCGCCACCCACCACGGCTTCGTGATGGCCTCGGCCGGAGTAGATGCCTCCAACGTCGACAGTGATCACGTCGTGTTGCTGCCGAAGGACCCGGACGGCGCGGCCCGGATGCTCCGCGCCACGCTCGCTGCCCGGCACCACCGCCGGGTGGCGGTGGTGGTCTCCGACACGATGGGCCGCCCCTGGCGCAACGGCCTGACCGATGTGGCGCTGGGCGCCGCCGGTATCCCACCGCTACGGGATCACCGCGGTGAGACCGACCGGTACGGCAACCCGCTCACGCTCACCCAACAGGCACAGGTCGATCAGCTGGCAGCCGCCGCTGACCTGGTCAAGGGCAAGATCGACGGAGTGCCGGTGGCGGTGGTACGCGGCCTGCCGCTGGCGCCGCCGGACGGGCCGGCCCGCGACGGCGTCACGCTCACCGCCGACCCGCCGGGGGTGGTCGAGACGCTGGTCCGCAACCCGGCCGACGATCTCTTCTCACTCGGCACCGCCGAGGCTCGGGCGGCCGGCCTCCGCGCCGCCGCCACCCTGCCGGACACCCCACCGCTCGCCCTGCACGCGCTGCCGGCGGCGGCGCTCGCCGAAGTCCGCCGGGCCGTCGCCCTAGTGACCGGATCGGCCGCGGCCTCAGCCGACTGGGTGGTGACGGACGGGCCGCCCTGCGTCGTCCGCGGCACGAGTGCGGGAGCGCCGCTACGGCTCGGCAGCGACGTCCACCGGTTGCGGGCGGCGCTCGCCGCGGCCGGCCTGGCGACCGCGGTCGAATACCACGAGCCCGCGACCGCGCTGGTGACGGTCGGGGCCGACGAGTGA
- a CDS encoding mannose-1-phosphate guanylyltransferase, which translates to MLYAVIPAGGSGTRLWPLSRADHPKFLLTLAGSPRSLLQETVARLRPLVPVARTLIVTGQPHVAAVAGQLPDVPSANLLAEPSPKDSGGAIGLAAAVIARRDPAAIMGSFAADHVVRDSARFTATVQEAVRGAEAGWLMTVGMRPTRPETGFGYVQHDSPAEAGPIRPVRQFKEKPDHETAVEFLRSGDYLWNASMFIWRVDVFLAALARHQPELHELLLQIAADWDTPRRAETLHRLWPRLPRIAVEYAVMEEAAAEGLVATVPGDFGWSDVGDFRNLTELMPADDDGNVVLADPLAEPAGASPPALLLDSQDTVVVPRGGRLVSVLGLKDVIVVDTPDALLVCARDRAQEVKRFVDQLKERGDTARQ; encoded by the coding sequence GTGCTCTACGCAGTGATCCCCGCGGGCGGCAGCGGTACCCGACTCTGGCCGCTTTCGCGCGCCGACCATCCGAAGTTTCTGCTCACCCTCGCCGGCTCGCCGCGTTCGTTGCTCCAGGAGACGGTGGCGCGATTGCGGCCGCTGGTGCCGGTGGCGCGGACGTTGATCGTCACCGGACAGCCGCACGTCGCCGCGGTCGCGGGGCAGCTTCCCGACGTGCCGTCGGCGAACCTGCTCGCCGAACCGTCGCCGAAGGATTCGGGGGGCGCGATCGGGCTCGCCGCTGCGGTGATCGCGCGCCGCGACCCAGCAGCGATCATGGGCTCCTTCGCGGCCGATCATGTGGTGCGCGACTCCGCCCGCTTCACCGCGACCGTTCAGGAGGCGGTCCGCGGCGCCGAGGCGGGCTGGTTGATGACCGTTGGCATGCGACCTACCCGGCCCGAGACCGGGTTTGGTTATGTGCAACATGATTCGCCGGCCGAGGCCGGGCCGATCCGGCCAGTGCGGCAGTTCAAAGAGAAGCCAGACCATGAGACCGCGGTGGAGTTCCTCCGGTCGGGCGACTATCTGTGGAACGCGAGTATGTTCATCTGGCGGGTGGATGTGTTTCTCGCCGCGCTCGCCCGGCACCAGCCCGAGCTGCACGAGCTGTTGCTGCAGATCGCGGCCGACTGGGACACTCCCCGCCGGGCAGAGACGTTGCATCGGTTGTGGCCGCGGCTGCCCCGGATCGCGGTCGAGTACGCGGTGATGGAGGAGGCCGCGGCCGAAGGGCTGGTGGCGACGGTGCCAGGTGACTTCGGCTGGAGCGACGTGGGCGACTTCCGGAACCTGACCGAGCTGATGCCGGCCGACGACGACGGCAACGTGGTGCTGGCTGACCCGCTCGCTGAGCCGGCCGGCGCCTCCCCGCCAGCGTTGCTGCTGGACAGCCAGGACACGGTGGTAGTGCCGCGGGGTGGGCGGCTGGTCTCGGTGCTGGGTCTGAAGGACGTGATCGTGGTCGACACCCCGGACGCCCTGCTGGTCTGCGCCCGGGACCGGGCGCAGGAGGTCAAGCGTTTCGTCGATCAGCTGAAGGAACGGGGCGACACTGCCCGCCAGTAG
- a CDS encoding glycosyltransferase family 4 protein, with the protein MTAGRLTRVLVDATSVPADRGGVGRYVDGLLGALSKWVQRADQPGVAVPAASGTGQIELVLAVLRTDVERYTRMLPGVEVVGAPAAVAHRPARLAWEQTGLPLLAQQVRADVLHSPFYTCPLRASCPVTVTVHDATFFTEPEHYDKSRRTFFRSAIKTSLRRAARVIVPSKATRDELIRLLEADPTRIDVAYHGVDHQAFHPPSDDERARVRARLGLGGQQYIAFLGAKEPRKNVPNLIRGWVRAVRDRIEPPALVIAGGQGHDDEIDSAVAEVPSHLRLLRPGYLRYADLPGFLGGALVAAYPSYGEGFGLPILEAMACGTPVLTTPRLSLPEVGGDAVAYTSEDPAQIAQDLAALLDDEPRRLALAKAGLDRAKEFTWDSSAEVHLAAWARALG; encoded by the coding sequence GTGACTGCCGGTCGTCTGACCCGCGTACTCGTCGACGCCACTAGTGTCCCGGCTGACCGAGGCGGCGTCGGGCGGTACGTCGATGGTCTGCTCGGCGCGCTGAGCAAGTGGGTGCAGCGGGCGGATCAGCCGGGTGTGGCCGTCCCTGCGGCGTCGGGGACCGGCCAGATCGAGCTGGTGCTGGCTGTGCTGCGCACCGACGTCGAGCGCTATACCCGGATGCTGCCGGGGGTGGAGGTGGTGGGCGCGCCAGCGGCGGTCGCCCATCGACCGGCGCGGCTGGCGTGGGAGCAGACCGGGCTGCCGTTGCTGGCGCAACAGGTCCGGGCCGACGTGCTGCACTCGCCCTTCTACACCTGCCCGCTGCGGGCCTCGTGTCCGGTTACGGTCACTGTGCATGATGCGACCTTCTTCACCGAGCCGGAGCATTACGACAAATCCCGACGCACCTTCTTCCGCAGCGCCATCAAGACCTCGCTGCGCCGGGCTGCCCGGGTGATCGTGCCCAGCAAGGCCACCCGGGACGAGCTGATCCGGCTGTTGGAGGCGGACCCGACCCGGATCGATGTCGCTTACCACGGCGTGGATCACCAGGCGTTCCACCCACCGAGCGATGACGAGAGGGCTCGGGTGCGGGCCCGGCTCGGGCTCGGCGGCCAGCAATACATCGCCTTCCTCGGTGCTAAGGAACCCCGCAAGAACGTCCCCAACCTGATTCGCGGTTGGGTGCGGGCGGTGCGGGACCGGATCGAACCGCCCGCCCTGGTGATCGCCGGTGGGCAGGGGCACGACGACGAGATCGACTCGGCGGTGGCCGAGGTCCCTAGCCATCTGCGGCTGCTGCGCCCCGGCTACCTGCGCTACGCCGATCTGCCCGGCTTCCTCGGCGGCGCGCTGGTCGCCGCGTACCCGTCGTATGGTGAGGGTTTCGGGCTGCCGATCCTGGAAGCGATGGCCTGCGGGACGCCGGTGCTGACCACGCCGCGGCTGTCGTTGCCTGAGGTCGGCGGCGACGCGGTCGCCTACACCAGTGAAGATCCGGCGCAGATCGCGCAGGATCTCGCCGCGCTGCTCGACGACGAGCCGCGCCGGTTGGCCTTGGCGAAGGCCGGGTTGGACCGGGCGAAAGAGTTCACGTGGGACTCCAGCGCCGAGGTGCATCTGGCGGCGTGGGCCCGGGCGCTTGGTTGA
- a CDS encoding TIGR03089 family protein has translation MRFATVPAAFATAVAAAPSRPMLTWYDDQTGERVELSGATLGNWVAKTANLLVDEVGLAPGDTAIVDIPSHWQSAAVLVGCWTAGARVAAPVLGGPADPGLPAAATVVFAAADRAERYAGAADEVYGLALAPLAAPMREVPAGVSDYVTAVRQHGDHFAAVSPVAGTDLATSLTHQELIRLAEARATELGITAGARVLVDLATHPDPLDWLLAPLVTAASTVLCRALDPAAIGDRSAAEQVTLTLV, from the coding sequence ATGCGCTTCGCCACGGTCCCCGCTGCGTTTGCCACCGCCGTCGCCGCCGCCCCGAGCCGCCCGATGCTCACGTGGTATGACGACCAGACTGGGGAACGGGTCGAACTTTCCGGCGCCACGCTGGGAAATTGGGTCGCGAAGACCGCCAATCTGCTCGTCGATGAGGTCGGCCTCGCCCCCGGTGACACCGCAATCGTCGACATACCGTCGCACTGGCAGTCCGCCGCCGTACTGGTCGGTTGTTGGACAGCCGGCGCCCGGGTCGCCGCCCCGGTGCTCGGTGGGCCCGCCGACCCAGGGCTCCCGGCGGCGGCAACGGTCGTCTTCGCCGCCGCCGACCGGGCCGAGCGCTACGCCGGCGCCGCAGACGAGGTGTACGGCCTGGCGCTGGCTCCGCTCGCGGCGCCGATGCGGGAGGTCCCAGCGGGGGTAAGCGACTACGTCACCGCGGTACGCCAGCACGGCGACCACTTTGCCGCGGTTAGCCCGGTCGCGGGTACCGACCTGGCGACCTCGCTGACGCATCAGGAGCTGATCCGGCTCGCCGAGGCGCGGGCTACCGAACTGGGCATCACCGCTGGCGCCCGGGTGCTAGTGGATCTCGCGACCCATCCGGATCCGCTGGACTGGCTGCTGGCTCCGTTGGTGACGGCGGCGTCGACGGTGCTCTGCCGGGCCCTCGACCCGGCCGCGATCGGCGACCGGAGCGCCGCCGAACAGGTCACGCTGACCCTTGTCTGA